The sequence ACTTTCTGTTCTAGAGTCAAGCGTCACCCAAAGCACGCGTCGAATGGAATTATCCCTCAGACGTTTTCACGTAAATGGCGATAATAACGCGGTCTGCGACTAGTAATTACAAGAATAGCGCCCATATCAGTTATGTACTTGAAAAATGACTTTTAGGTATTTCAGGAGAAATAATATGACAAATATTCCCGTGAATACTGACGATACCAAGCCGGCCGTGAACCAGACCGCAGCCGCCGATCCGGCGAAGCCTGATCAGAGCAACAAGCCGGGCCAGACCAATCCGCCGGCCAAGCCGGCCGACAGTAAGTAATCCGCGCGGCGTCATAGACGCTGCATGGATGCAAAAGCCCGGCGCGCTGCCGGGCTATTTTTTTTAGGGAGTCTCGAATGACGAAACTTCAGGATCAAGAACGCCGAGACCAGGAGCGCCAAGACCAGGAGCGCAGTGCCAAAACGATGGTCGAAAACCAAAAGTGGCTCGACAAGAACGTCGACAACGTTGTCAGGGCCAGCAACCCCGAAGCCGCGGACCTCGACCGCTGGAATGCCGACGGCGGTTCCCCGAAGGGCGGAGATCGACAATGACAATGCGCAAGTTCGGTCGGACCATCAAGATGCCCTCCACTCTGGCCATCAAGCACCAGATTTTGAAAGCGCGGCACGACGAGGAAATGCAGGAAAAGGCCGCTTTGGCTGTCAAAGCCATCACCGATATCGGCGAGACGACCGATAAAGCGGACTGAAAGAGCCCTGCTGACGGCCCAGTCAGCCTTCCGACGCAAATTTATTGGCGATAAAACAAGCGCTCACCTCGCATCGAGACGGAACTCGCCCTGATTGTATTCTTGATTTACTCGCGTCAATTTACGTCGCGTTTACAACCCACCTTTAGGCTACACGCACCCGTTGAACAGGGCGGGGTTTGGCACTGTCTGGAGTGGAGTGATGCGTATGGTGAGAAAGCTCAGCGCCTTCTTTGAAGACGAGAGTGGCGCCACGGCGATCGAATACGGCCTGATCGCCGCTGGCATTGCGGTGGCGATCATCGCGATGGTCAACACGATCGGCACCCAGCTGAATACAAGTTTTACGTCGATCTCTAATCAGCTCAAGTAAACGGCACTCAGAGCCCGACGCAAACCACTCCCTGACGGGGGTGGTTTTTTGTTGCCGCCTCAATCCAGTTCCACCACAAGGCCGTCGCGAATGGTCACGCGGCGGTCCATGCGAGCGGCGATATCCATATTGTGCGTGGCAATGATGGTGGCGAGCCCCGACGCACTGACCAGTTGATTGAACGCCGCGAACACATGCTCCGCGGTCTTGACGTCCAGATTGCCGGTCGGCTCGTCGGCGAGAAGGATGCGCGGCGCATTGGCCACAGCGCGGGCAATCGCGACGCGCTGCTGTTCGCCGCCGGACAACTCGGCGGGGCGGTGGTTGAGGCGCGCCTTGAGGCCCAGATAACCGAGCAGTTCGGCCGCCCGCTTCTTCGCCTCGGCGCGTCCGAGACCGCGGATGAGCTGCGGCAGCACCACATTCTCCAGCGCCGTGAATTCAGGCAGCAGATGGTGCGACTGATAGACGAAGCCGATCTCGACGCGGCGAATGCGCGTGCGCTCGGCGTCCGGCAGGTTCGCGGTCGCCTTGCCGCCGATATAGACATCGCCGTGATCGGGATGTTCGAGCAGCCCGGCAAGATGCAGCAGCGTCGATTTGCCGGCACCGGAGGGCGCCACCAGCGCGACCGACTGCCCCGGCCATAGCGCCAGTTCGGCCCCGCGCAGGATATCCAGCGTGGCTTCGCCCTGGCTGTAATGGCGCTCGACCTGGTGCATGAACAGGATCGGCACGTCCTGCGCCACACCCTCTTCGACCACGGTCTCGGTCTCGACGATGATCTCACTCATAACGCAGCGCCTCCACCGGATCGAGACGCGCCGCGCGCCAGGAGGGGTACAGCGTCGCGAGCAGCGACAGGACCAGCGCCATCAGCACAACAGCCACGGTCTCGCCGGTGTCCATACGCGCCGGCAGATGCGAGAGGAAATACAGCTCCGGCGAGAACAGTTCGGTATTGGTCAGCCATGACAGGAAGCGGCGGATGCTTTCGATGTTCAGGCACACCACCACGCCGAGCAGGAAGCCGACAATGGTGCCGACCACGCCGATCGCCGCGCCGGTGATCAGGAACACGCGCATGATCGCCCCTTGCGTCGCCCCCATGGTGCGCAGAATGGCGATGTCCTGGCCCTTGTCCTTCACCAGCATGATGAGGCCGGAGACAATGTTGAGCGCTGCCACCAGCACGATCAAGGTCAGGATGAGGAACATGACGTTGCGCTCGACCTGTAGCGCGTTGAAGAAGGTGGCGTTGCGCTGGCGCCAGTCGATGATGAAGATCGGCCGCTTGGCAGCGTCCTGCACCGCCTTGCGGTAGACATCGACCCGGTCGGGATTGTCGGTATAGACCTCGATAGCGGTGACATCGCCGGCGCGGTTGAAATAGGCCTGCGCCTCCTTCAGCGGCATGAACACCATGGCACTGTCGTATTCCGACATGCCAATCTCGAACACCGCGGCGATCTTGTAGACCTTGATGCGCGGCGTCGTACCCATGGGCGTCACCGCGCCCTTCGGCGACACCAGCGTGATGTTGTCGCCAGCGCGCAGCGAAAGCTGGTCGGCCAGACGCCGGCCGATGGCAACGCCCTGTCCGTCGTCAAAACCGCCGAGCGAGCCCTGCTTGATGTTGTTGACGATGGACGGCAGGCCTTCCATGTCCTTGAGGCGGATGCCGCGGATCAGCACGCCGCCGGCATTGAACGGCGAGGACGCCAGCGCCTGCCCCTCGACGATCGGCGCGGCGAGCCTCACGCCCTGCGCCTGCGAGATGCGCGCGGCGACCTCGTCCCAGTCGGTCAGCGGCTTTTCCAGCGGCTGCACCAGAAGATGGCCGTTGAGGCCGAGGATCTTGTCGAGCAGTTCGGCGCGAAAGCCGTTCATCACTGCCATGACGATGATCAGGGTAGCCACGCCCAGCATGATGCCGAGGAAGGAGAACCCGGCAATGACCGAGATGAATCCCTCTTTGCGACGCGCGCGCAGATAGCGCAGCGACAGCATCCATTCGTACCGCGAGAACGGTCGCGTGCCGCTTGGCTCAGACATTGGTGAAGAACCCCATCCGGGTTGGGTTTTCACACGATTCGGGCGGTTTCGTGGGCGGAAAAGCCGAGCCGGACCACAGGTTTATTCTCATCCGTCTTTCCGGGGCGCGGCCGTAGCGCGAACCCGGCATTCGGCAAGGTCCTCATGCGCATCTGGGTTCCGGATTTGCCGGCCGGCTCGCGTCCCGGACGCTGGTCACCGCCCCAGCAGATCCACCGCCGCCGCCGGCGACATCTGCTCCTTCTCGCCGGTCTTGCGGTTCTTGATCTCGACCTTGCCTTCCGCGAGCCCGCGCGGGCCGACCATGACCTGCCACGGCAGGCCGATCAGGTCGGCATTGGCAAACTTGGCGCCAGCGCGCTCGTCGATGTCGTTGTAGAGGACATCGACGCCCTTGGCGGTGAGTTCGGCGTAAAGCTGGTCGCAGGCACCGTCGGTCGCGGCATCGCCCTGCTTGAGGTTCAGAAGCGCGACCTTGAACGGCGCCACCGGCTCCGGCCAGACGATGCCGGCCTCGTCATGCGAGGCCTCGATGATCGCCGCAGCGAGCCGCGACGGGCCGATACCGTAGGAACCCATATGCACCGGCACTTCCTTGCCATCGGCGGTGGCGACCACCGCCTTCATCGGCAGGGAATACTTGGTGCCGAAGTAAAAGATGTGACCGACCTCGATACCACGCGCCGATACCTGGGCATCGGCGGGAACGGCGGCGTATTTGTCCGGCTCGTGCATGTCTTCCGTCGCCGCATAGAGCGAAGTCCACTGATCGACCGTCTTCTGCAGACCGGCGATGTCGTCGAAATTCACCTTCTCGTCCGGCACGGCCATGCCGAGATAGTCCTTGTGGCAGAACACCTGGGACTCGCCGGTGTCCGCCAGCACGATGAATTCGTGTGACAAGTCGCCGCCGATCGGCCCGGTGTCGGCGCGCATCGGGATGGACGTCAGGCCAAGACGCTTGAAGGTGCGCAAATAGGCGACGAACATCTTGTTGTAGGAATGCCGCGCGCCAGCCTCGTCGACGTCGAACGAGTAAGCATCCTTCATCAAGAATTCGCGGCCGCGCATCAGGCCGAAGCGCGGGCGCACTTCGTCGCGGAACTTCCACTGGATGTGATAGAGGTTGAGCGGCAGATCCTTGTAAGAGCGCACCGAGGCGCGGAAGATCTCCGTGATCATTTCCTCGTTGGTCGGACCGTAGAGCATCTCGCGCTCGTGACGGTCCTGGATGCGCAGCATCTCCTTGCCATAGGCGTCATAGCGACCGCTCTCGCGCCACAGTTCGGCCGACTGGATGGTCGGCATCAGCAGTTCGATGGCGCCGGAGCGATTCTGCTCCTCGCGCACGATCTGCTCGATCTTGCGCAGCACCCGCAGCCCCAGCGGCAGGAAGGCATAAATGCCGGCCGCCTCCTGGCGCATCATGCCGGCGCGCAGCATCAGACGGTGCGAGACAATCTCGGCCTCGCGGGGCGGTTCGCGGAGCGTGGGCAGAAAGTAGCGGGACAGGCGCATGGGGTCAGGCCGGCTTTTCGTGGGTGAAACAGGGGGTTAGTGAAAGCGGATCGGACCCAAAAAGACAAGGGCCCCACTCGGCCCCATCCTGAGAGCACGCTTTGTGGCGCGGGTCTCGAAGGACGAGGCCGCCCCATGGTTCGAGACGGGCCTACGGCCCTCCTCGCCATGAGGCGTATTAAAGGCTGAAATGCGCGTAGGCCTTGAGCTTTTCGAGGTGTTGCACGACGGGGAAGGAGATCCAGGCCCGGTCGGTCAAATGCGGTACACGGGACACGTCGATCACCGTGGCGAGCCGCCGCAGGTAATAGAGCTCCTCCTTCGACTGCACGCTGAAAGCCGCGAACTCTTGCTGACCATCGCGCAGGTCGTTGTCGGAATAGACGTCCTCGAACCGGCTCATCCAGCCGTCCCGGCCGGGGTTGAGGCCGGCGCCCTCGCCGAAGGCGACCTTGGCGCGGTCGCGGATGACGGCCGGCAATTCGTCCGGGTACAGGTCGTAGAGATCGCGCAGCGGCATCTTGCCGGTCGGCAGCCCGTCGACGGCGCGGACCAGGGCCTCCGGAGCGAGCCCGAGCGCATAGTTGACGACAGCCGGATCGAGGAACGGCTCGCGCATTTCCAGCGATTGCCGCATCGAGCAGCGATCGACGCGCTGCAGGCTGACGCGATGCATCAGCGACAGGCACTCATCGCGACACTGCGCACCATCGGCCGGGCTTTCATGAAAGGCGATTTCAAGGGGGGCGTAACCGCAGAACAATTCGTCGGCACCCTCCCCGCACAGCCCAACGCGGAAACCGTCGCGCTGCATGGCCTTGCTGGCTTCGAGCGAAGCCAGCGCGCCGCGGATCAGATTGGGCTCGAAGGATTCAGTGGCGGTGATGACATCGTCGATCGAAGCGAATGCCTCAGGGCTCTGCGTATCGAAGGGCACGACCCGCAGATCGTAACCAGTCTTAGCGGCATAGGCTTCGGCGAAGCGATAATCCGGCGCGTCCGGTCCGCCGACGAAATAGCCCGGCGCTTCGGGGCGGAGCTGCCGCGCGTAATGCGCCACCAGCGTTGAATCGATGCCGCCCGAGAACCACGTCGCGACCGGCAGATCCGGCGGCAGACGGCGTTCGACGGCGCCGCGCAGAATGTCATCGAGCACGCGGGCCGAACTTTCCACCGGCCGATCGACGCGCGGATAAATCGGCGAGCGATAGCGCGCCACGGTCTTCTTCGACATGGCATAGCCCGGCGGCAGCAGCATCACATCGCCCACCGGCACGACGTCGAGCAG comes from Undibacter mobilis and encodes:
- a CDS encoding Flp family type IVb pilin gives rise to the protein MVRKLSAFFEDESGATAIEYGLIAAGIAVAIIAMVNTIGTQLNTSFTSISNQLK
- a CDS encoding lipoprotein-releasing ABC transporter permease subunit, which encodes MSEPSGTRPFSRYEWMLSLRYLRARRKEGFISVIAGFSFLGIMLGVATLIIVMAVMNGFRAELLDKILGLNGHLLVQPLEKPLTDWDEVAARISQAQGVRLAAPIVEGQALASSPFNAGGVLIRGIRLKDMEGLPSIVNNIKQGSLGGFDDGQGVAIGRRLADQLSLRAGDNITLVSPKGAVTPMGTTPRIKVYKIAAVFEIGMSEYDSAMVFMPLKEAQAYFNRAGDVTAIEVYTDNPDRVDVYRKAVQDAAKRPIFIIDWRQRNATFFNALQVERNVMFLILTLIVLVAALNIVSGLIMLVKDKGQDIAILRTMGATQGAIMRVFLITGAAIGVVGTIVGFLLGVVVCLNIESIRRFLSWLTNTELFSPELYFLSHLPARMDTGETVAVVLMALVLSLLATLYPSWRAARLDPVEALRYE
- a CDS encoding asparagine synthetase B family protein; protein product: MCGFAVAIGWPDAELTVARLIDGILHRGDITDPLFTPFPDVAMCTRRLRIVDAEHGTQPQVSFFGRLAVSYNGEIYNHVELRRELEELGVGFRTHSDTEVLANALQVWGHRALERLNGMYAFVAIDLVSGEFLAARDPFGVKPLYVMQQGARFLFCSEMKPLLDVVPVGDVMLLPPGYAMSKKTVARYRSPIYPRVDRPVESSARVLDDILRGAVERRLPPDLPVATWFSGGIDSTLVAHYARQLRPEAPGYFVGGPDAPDYRFAEAYAAKTGYDLRVVPFDTQSPEAFASIDDVITATESFEPNLIRGALASLEASKAMQRDGFRVGLCGEGADELFCGYAPLEIAFHESPADGAQCRDECLSLMHRVSLQRVDRCSMRQSLEMREPFLDPAVVNYALGLAPEALVRAVDGLPTGKMPLRDLYDLYPDELPAVIRDRAKVAFGEGAGLNPGRDGWMSRFEDVYSDNDLRDGQQEFAAFSVQSKEELYYLRRLATVIDVSRVPHLTDRAWISFPVVQHLEKLKAYAHFSL
- the proS gene encoding proline--tRNA ligase, coding for MRLSRYFLPTLREPPREAEIVSHRLMLRAGMMRQEAAGIYAFLPLGLRVLRKIEQIVREEQNRSGAIELLMPTIQSAELWRESGRYDAYGKEMLRIQDRHEREMLYGPTNEEMITEIFRASVRSYKDLPLNLYHIQWKFRDEVRPRFGLMRGREFLMKDAYSFDVDEAGARHSYNKMFVAYLRTFKRLGLTSIPMRADTGPIGGDLSHEFIVLADTGESQVFCHKDYLGMAVPDEKVNFDDIAGLQKTVDQWTSLYAATEDMHEPDKYAAVPADAQVSARGIEVGHIFYFGTKYSLPMKAVVATADGKEVPVHMGSYGIGPSRLAAAIIEASHDEAGIVWPEPVAPFKVALLNLKQGDAATDGACDQLYAELTAKGVDVLYNDIDERAGAKFANADLIGLPWQVMVGPRGLAEGKVEIKNRKTGEKEQMSPAAAVDLLGR
- a CDS encoding ABC transporter ATP-binding protein, which codes for MSEIIVETETVVEEGVAQDVPILFMHQVERHYSQGEATLDILRGAELALWPGQSVALVAPSGAGKSTLLHLAGLLEHPDHGDVYIGGKATANLPDAERTRIRRVEIGFVYQSHHLLPEFTALENVVLPQLIRGLGRAEAKKRAAELLGYLGLKARLNHRPAELSGGEQQRVAIARAVANAPRILLADEPTGNLDVKTAEHVFAAFNQLVSASGLATIIATHNMDIAARMDRRVTIRDGLVVELD